Proteins from a genomic interval of Pantoea deleyi:
- the fliS gene encoding flagellar export chaperone FliS produces the protein MYTATGTQAYAKIGVESAVMSASQQQLVVMLFDGALSALIRARLFMQDGNIEGKGKSLSKAINIIEAGLKEGLAESRGDELADNLLDLYNYMTRRLLQANLHNDVAAVEEVEGLLRNIADAWKEVVQPNSVQDAV, from the coding sequence ATGTACACCGCTACAGGCACCCAGGCCTATGCAAAAATTGGCGTCGAAAGCGCCGTCATGAGCGCCAGCCAGCAGCAGCTGGTTGTCATGCTGTTCGACGGCGCGCTGAGCGCGTTAATCCGCGCACGCCTGTTTATGCAGGATGGCAATATTGAAGGCAAAGGCAAATCTCTTTCCAAAGCCATCAATATCATCGAAGCGGGCCTGAAAGAGGGTCTGGCTGAAAGCCGTGGGGATGAACTGGCAGATAACCTGCTGGATCTTTACAACTACATGACGCGTCGCCTGTTGCAGGCCAACCTGCACAATGATGTTGCTGCGGTTGAGGAGGTCGAAGGCCTTCTCCGCAACATCGCAGACGCGTGGAAAGAAGTGGTTCAACCTAACTCTGTTCAGGACGCCGTTTAA
- the fliT gene encoding flagella biosynthesis regulatory protein FliT yields the protein MTTAPHLLAAYQQLLDLSQGMLRHAAQGEWDELINRETEYVSAVQNLAHSTETVSPSPQAQEQLRPVLRRILDNESEVKRLLQARMDELASLVSQNSRQKSVLSAYGKQGGVVMVPRETLS from the coding sequence ATGACAACTGCACCGCATCTGCTTGCCGCTTACCAACAGTTACTCGATCTTAGCCAGGGGATGCTGCGTCATGCGGCACAGGGCGAATGGGATGAATTAATCAACAGGGAGACGGAATATGTCAGCGCGGTGCAGAATTTAGCGCACTCGACAGAGACGGTTTCGCCCTCCCCGCAGGCCCAGGAGCAGTTACGCCCCGTGCTGCGCCGCATTCTGGATAATGAAAGCGAAGTGAAACGCCTGCTGCAGGCGCGGATGGACGAGCTGGCCTCGTTAGTAAGTCAGAACAGCCGCCAGAAATCGGTCCTCTCGGCCTATGGTAAGCAAGGCGGCGTCGTCATGGTGCCGCGCGAAACCCTCTCCTGA
- the amyA gene encoding alpha-amylase: MQNPTLLQFFHWYYPDGSKLWPEVAERAAWLSEIGITMAWLPPSYKGDSGGYSVGYDTYDLFDLGEFDQKGGVATKYGDKQQLLAATEALRSHNVGVLLDVVLNHKMGADEKEAISVNRVNPDNRDEIYDEVVECEAWTKFTFPAREGKYSKFVWDHKCFSGVDHIENPDENGVFKVINDYTAEGWNDQVDNELGNFDYLMGANIDFRNNAVREELKYWARWVMEQVPCTGFRLDAVKHIPAWFYKEWIDHIQEAAQEPMFIVAEYWSFETEKLQEYVHQVEGKTMLFDAPLHMNFHQASTAGSAYDMSQIFANSLVVADPWHAVTIVANHDTQPLQSLEAPVEAWFKPLAYALILLREQGVPTIFYPDLFGATYEDEGGDGEKHKIEMPVIPELEGLIRARQQYGWGVQTDYFDHPNCVAFSRSGTETQPGCVVIMSNGDAGEKSVPMGEGFAGKVWRDHLGNREETITADEHGTAVFACNGGSVSVWVLAE; encoded by the coding sequence ATGCAAAACCCGACGTTATTACAGTTTTTCCATTGGTATTACCCGGATGGCAGCAAACTGTGGCCTGAAGTCGCCGAACGTGCAGCCTGGCTCAGTGAAATTGGCATTACGATGGCGTGGCTCCCTCCGAGCTATAAAGGGGATTCAGGAGGCTATTCTGTCGGTTACGACACCTATGACCTTTTTGACCTGGGTGAATTCGATCAGAAAGGCGGCGTTGCCACCAAATATGGTGATAAACAGCAGTTACTGGCGGCAACAGAGGCGCTGCGCAGCCATAACGTTGGGGTGCTGCTGGACGTGGTGCTGAACCACAAAATGGGCGCCGATGAGAAAGAGGCGATCAGCGTCAACCGCGTCAATCCGGACAACCGTGATGAAATCTATGACGAGGTCGTAGAGTGTGAGGCCTGGACCAAATTCACCTTTCCGGCGCGTGAAGGAAAGTATTCGAAATTCGTCTGGGATCACAAATGCTTCAGCGGCGTAGACCACATCGAAAATCCGGACGAAAACGGCGTCTTCAAAGTCATCAACGACTACACTGCCGAAGGCTGGAACGATCAGGTCGATAACGAGCTGGGCAACTTCGACTATCTGATGGGTGCCAATATCGATTTCCGGAATAACGCGGTCCGGGAAGAGCTGAAATACTGGGCGCGCTGGGTGATGGAACAGGTGCCCTGCACCGGCTTCCGCCTGGATGCAGTCAAACATATTCCCGCCTGGTTCTATAAAGAGTGGATCGACCATATCCAGGAAGCCGCTCAGGAGCCGATGTTTATCGTGGCGGAATACTGGTCGTTTGAAACCGAAAAACTGCAGGAGTATGTGCATCAGGTGGAGGGCAAAACCATGCTGTTTGATGCTCCCCTGCACATGAACTTCCATCAGGCCTCTACGGCCGGCAGCGCCTACGACATGAGCCAGATCTTCGCGAACTCCCTGGTCGTGGCCGATCCGTGGCACGCGGTGACCATCGTAGCCAACCACGATACGCAGCCGCTGCAGTCACTGGAAGCGCCGGTGGAGGCCTGGTTTAAACCGCTGGCCTATGCGCTGATTCTGCTGCGCGAACAGGGCGTGCCGACCATCTTCTATCCGGATCTGTTCGGAGCGACCTATGAAGATGAAGGCGGCGACGGCGAGAAGCACAAAATCGAAATGCCGGTGATCCCGGAGCTGGAAGGGTTAATCCGCGCCCGTCAGCAGTATGGCTGGGGTGTCCAGACCGACTATTTTGATCATCCGAACTGCGTGGCGTTCAGCCGCAGCGGCACCGAAACGCAGCCGGGCTGTGTGGTCATCATGTCGAACGGCGATGCGGGCGAGAAGAGTGTGCCAATGGGCGAAGGCTTTGCCGGCAAGGTCTGGCGCGATCATCTGGGTAACCGGGAAGAGACCATTACCGCCGACGAGCACGGCACTGCGGTCTTTGCCTGCAACGGAGGCAGCGTCAGCGTCTGGGTGTTAGCAGAATAA
- the yedD gene encoding lipoprotein YedD — protein MKKWMLIAVLALGGCAQINDYENAVQTPAPAELQGNWQTVGPQSNLISDQAIGSLLITAEGTTLDCRQWQRVIAKPGKLTRLNGDYVNVTRQVRVMPLNVDNGELKYDGLTLRKVARPTVECQQAMKEVAKQPKAAVIQNIEPQLLRTAITEHNAG, from the coding sequence ATGAAAAAGTGGATGCTGATTGCTGTGCTGGCATTGGGTGGCTGTGCGCAGATTAACGATTATGAAAATGCGGTGCAGACGCCAGCGCCAGCGGAACTGCAGGGGAACTGGCAGACCGTCGGTCCGCAGAGCAACCTCATCAGCGACCAGGCTATCGGCAGTTTGCTGATAACTGCGGAGGGCACCACGCTGGATTGTCGTCAGTGGCAGCGGGTGATTGCGAAGCCGGGTAAACTGACCCGACTGAACGGGGATTATGTCAACGTCACGCGTCAGGTGCGGGTAATGCCGCTAAACGTGGATAACGGCGAGCTGAAGTATGACGGGCTGACCCTGCGTAAAGTGGCGCGTCCAACCGTTGAGTGTCAGCAGGCGATGAAGGAAGTAGCGAAACAGCCCAAAGCGGCGGTGATCCAGAACATCGAGCCGCAGCTGCTGCGGACGGCGATCACCGAACACAACGCCGGTTAA
- the fliD gene encoding flagellar filament capping protein FliD, translating into MASISNLGVGSGLPLSTMLDSLQTAEKAALKPISTQQSAYTAKLSAYSTLKSALTTFQTANSKLNSADLFTATTATSSSSAFSATTSGSTVAGKYSINVTQLAQAQVLTSAVQSSNTAALGDSSVSSRSIAITLKDGTSKSVTLSNDQTSLTGMRDAINGANAGVTATIIKVSDGSFRLSMSANKTGSDNAVASIAVTGDSTLQGIVGFDASASSNPMTQSVAAQNAKLTVNNIAIENSSNQISDALEGITLNLTAQTVGDQTLTITKDTSKASSAISTWVDAYNTLLDQFNTLTKYTKVDTNTDSQDSSNGALLGDSTLRTIQTQLKSLLTNAQSSSEYKSLGQIGVTTDPTTGSLKLDSTKLSAALDKDAAGVKEMIVGDGKTGITAKMDTKLTEWLSSKGIVQSATDGVSKTLNNLTALYNTTSDRIDADIARYKTQFTQLDMAISKLNSTSTYLTQQFDTSSSSNKS; encoded by the coding sequence ATGGCTAGTATTAGTAATCTCGGGGTCGGTTCCGGCCTGCCGCTCAGTACGATGCTGGACAGTCTGCAAACCGCGGAAAAAGCGGCGCTGAAACCTATCTCAACACAGCAGTCGGCTTACACCGCCAAGCTCAGTGCTTACTCCACGCTGAAAAGCGCACTGACTACCTTTCAGACCGCCAACAGCAAGCTGAACAGTGCCGATCTGTTTACCGCCACCACCGCGACCAGCAGCTCAAGCGCGTTCAGCGCCACGACCTCTGGCAGCACCGTAGCGGGTAAATATTCGATTAACGTGACGCAGCTGGCGCAGGCGCAGGTGCTGACCTCGGCAGTGCAGAGCAGCAACACCGCTGCACTGGGCGACAGCTCCGTGAGCAGCCGCAGCATCGCTATCACCCTGAAAGATGGCACCAGCAAAAGCGTCACGCTGAGTAACGACCAGACGTCGCTGACCGGCATGCGCGATGCGATCAACGGTGCTAACGCTGGCGTGACCGCCACGATTATCAAGGTCTCGGATGGCAGCTTCCGTCTCTCCATGAGTGCCAACAAGACCGGCAGCGACAATGCAGTAGCAAGCATCGCCGTCACTGGCGACAGCACCCTGCAGGGGATTGTCGGCTTTGACGCCAGCGCCAGCAGCAATCCGATGACGCAGAGCGTCGCGGCGCAGAACGCCAAACTGACCGTGAATAACATCGCCATCGAGAACAGCAGCAACCAGATCAGCGATGCGCTGGAAGGCATTACGCTGAACCTGACTGCGCAGACGGTGGGCGATCAGACACTGACGATCACCAAAGACACCTCAAAAGCGTCCAGCGCGATCAGCACCTGGGTCGACGCCTACAACACCCTGCTGGATCAGTTTAATACGCTGACCAAGTACACCAAGGTCGACACCAACACCGATTCGCAGGACAGCAGTAACGGTGCGCTGCTCGGTGACAGCACGCTCCGCACCATTCAGACCCAGCTGAAAAGCCTGCTGACCAATGCGCAGAGCTCGTCTGAATATAAATCACTGGGCCAGATTGGCGTGACCACCGATCCGACGACCGGCTCACTGAAACTGGATTCAACCAAGCTCAGTGCCGCCCTGGATAAAGATGCGGCGGGCGTGAAAGAGATGATTGTGGGTGACGGCAAAACCGGCATCACCGCAAAAATGGACACCAAACTGACCGAATGGCTCTCATCAAAAGGGATCGTTCAGTCTGCCACCGATGGTGTCAGTAAAACCCTGAATAACTTAACGGCGCTTTATAACACCACCAGCGATCGCATCGATGCGGATATCGCCCGTTATAAGACGCAGTTTACCCAGCTGGATATGGCAATCAGTAAGCTTAACTCGACCAGCACCTATCTGACGCAGCAGTTCGATACGTCAAGTTCCTCTAACAAATCATAG